Proteins from a genomic interval of Streptomyces sp. Tu6071:
- a CDS encoding TetR/AcrR family transcriptional regulator, translated as MEKTSGTAKKEPKACGPLGRPRGFDAEEALERAMLVFWEHGYEGAGTALLTRAMGISTTSMYAAFGNKEQLFRKVLERYSDGPGGYFARAMEKPTAHAVATAVLNGVVRTTTLPARPPGCLGVQSALAVSCAGEPVRDLLVDWREDAYAQLRDRFRRAADEGDLPPGTDPALLARHLTTLAHGLAVQATSGVPREELQNLVDASLRTWPPF; from the coding sequence GTGGAGAAGACTTCGGGTACGGCGAAGAAGGAGCCGAAGGCGTGCGGCCCCCTCGGCAGGCCGCGGGGATTCGACGCCGAAGAGGCGCTCGAACGCGCCATGCTGGTCTTCTGGGAGCACGGCTACGAGGGCGCGGGCACGGCCCTGCTGACGCGGGCGATGGGCATCTCCACGACGAGCATGTACGCGGCCTTCGGCAACAAGGAGCAGTTGTTCCGCAAGGTCCTGGAGCGCTACAGCGACGGACCGGGCGGGTACTTCGCGCGCGCCATGGAGAAGCCGACGGCGCACGCCGTCGCGACCGCCGTCCTGAACGGCGTCGTGCGCACGACGACCCTCCCCGCCCGTCCCCCCGGCTGCCTCGGCGTCCAGAGCGCCCTGGCCGTGAGCTGCGCGGGGGAGCCGGTCCGCGATCTCCTGGTGGACTGGCGCGAGGACGCGTACGCCCAGCTCCGCGACCGCTTCCGGCGTGCGGCCGACGAGGGCGACCTCCCCCCGGGAACCGACCCCGCCCTCCTCGCCCGCCACCTCACCACCCTCGCCCACGGCCTCGCCGTCCAGGCCACGAGCGGAGTCCCCCGCGAGGAACTCCAGAACCTGGTCGACGCCTCCCTCCGCACCTGGCCCCCGTTCTAG
- a CDS encoding NADase-type glycan-binding domain-containing protein yields the protein MPRSRGVRMERPRAEATGGAGTSGGGTGAGVPGAGEQPRTPTGQVEQVPWPARAGAQGRQIGAEELEPSGGATGTGVWARGEVAGSPAPDAEVPTPHTPAAVTGAGRGTATGSSAGYGAEAPAPHAPLPDSEAPTPHTPLVTSEAPTPSTPLSAGPLPSGPLPSGPGPETHARARNLLVPVADEEHPAPATPSVAPVLPGRPVADRPTVRAPGPETGAVGGPPCPWCGTPNRPDRHHCARCAMPLARGEEEDEARLPWWRRILDGRRNAVPWAGERPRLRRTFDRVLRWIVAAVVIGLVVFLGMKAPAGIQATRDHFAKRSLVSPDDFAASRNFPGHKPDLAFDGLSNTWWGPGVSGPAQGEWVEARFDEPTRLLNLIITPGVSTKSNRIRESALPHRVTATITMKDGKIKTRELVLDQGPGGQTRAFGVGEVTKVRFTVDSSYGATKEKQLAIAEIEFFGPSGDN from the coding sequence GTGCCGCGGTCGCGCGGGGTGCGGATGGAGCGGCCACGCGCGGAGGCGACCGGCGGTGCGGGTACCTCCGGCGGCGGTACGGGCGCGGGTGTCCCCGGTGCCGGTGAGCAGCCCCGTACCCCCACCGGGCAAGTCGAGCAGGTCCCGTGGCCCGCGCGGGCCGGGGCGCAGGGGCGCCAGATAGGCGCCGAGGAGCTGGAGCCGTCCGGCGGGGCGACGGGGACCGGGGTGTGGGCGCGCGGCGAAGTGGCCGGAAGCCCGGCCCCCGACGCGGAGGTCCCGACGCCCCACACCCCGGCTGCGGTCACGGGTGCGGGCAGGGGCACGGCTACGGGCTCAAGCGCGGGTTACGGCGCGGAGGCCCCGGCCCCGCACGCCCCGCTCCCGGACTCGGAGGCCCCGACGCCGCACACCCCCCTCGTCACCTCCGAGGCCCCGACCCCCAGCACCCCGCTCTCCGCGGGCCCGCTCCCCTCCGGCCCGCTCCCCTCGGGCCCCGGCCCGGAGACGCACGCGCGGGCCCGCAACCTGCTCGTGCCCGTCGCCGACGAGGAGCACCCGGCCCCCGCGACGCCCTCCGTCGCGCCCGTCCTGCCGGGCCGCCCTGTCGCCGACCGCCCGACCGTCCGCGCCCCCGGGCCCGAGACCGGTGCCGTGGGCGGCCCGCCGTGCCCCTGGTGCGGCACCCCGAACCGCCCCGACCGGCACCACTGCGCCCGCTGCGCGATGCCGCTCGCGCGCGGCGAGGAGGAGGACGAGGCCCGGCTGCCGTGGTGGCGCCGCATTCTCGACGGCCGCCGCAACGCGGTCCCGTGGGCGGGCGAACGCCCGCGCCTGCGCCGTACCTTCGACCGCGTCCTGCGCTGGATCGTCGCCGCCGTCGTCATCGGGCTCGTCGTCTTCCTCGGCATGAAGGCGCCCGCCGGGATACAGGCGACCCGTGACCACTTCGCGAAGCGCTCCCTCGTCAGCCCCGACGACTTCGCCGCCTCGCGCAACTTCCCCGGCCACAAGCCCGACCTCGCCTTCGACGGGCTCAGCAACACGTGGTGGGGGCCCGGGGTCTCGGGACCGGCGCAGGGCGAGTGGGTGGAGGCCCGCTTCGACGAGCCGACCCGCCTCCTCAACCTGATCATCACCCCGGGCGTCTCGACGAAGTCCAACCGCATCAGGGAATCCGCCCTTCCGCACCGCGTCACCGCGACCATCACCATGAAGGACGGCAAGATCAAGACGCGTGAACTCGTCCTCGACCAGGGCCCCGGCGGCCAGACCCGCGCCTTCGGCGTCGGCGAGGTGACCAAGGTCCGCTTCACGGTCGACTCGTCCTACGGGGCCACCAAGGAGAAGCAGCTCGCGATCGCGGAGATCGAGTTCTTCGGCCCCTCCGGCGACAACTGA
- the recO gene encoding DNA repair protein RecO, producing the protein MSLFRDDGIVLRTQKLGEADRIITLLTRGQGRVRAVARGVRRTKSKFGARLEPFSHVDVQFFARGSELIGRGLPLCTQSETIAPYGRHIVTDYSRYTAGTAMLETAERFTANEGEPAIQQYLLLVGGLRTLAEGSHAPALVMDAFLLRSLAVNGYAPSFDACARCGLPGPNRFFSVSSGGAVCGDCRVPGSVVPSSETLTLLGALLTGDWATADACEARHAREGSGLVSAYLSWHLERGLRSLRYVEKQ; encoded by the coding sequence ATGAGTCTGTTCCGCGACGACGGCATCGTGCTGCGCACCCAGAAGCTCGGCGAAGCGGACCGGATCATCACGCTTCTCACGCGCGGGCAGGGGCGGGTGCGGGCCGTGGCGCGGGGGGTGCGGCGGACGAAGTCGAAGTTCGGGGCGCGCCTGGAGCCGTTCTCGCACGTCGACGTGCAGTTCTTCGCGCGCGGCAGCGAGCTGATCGGGCGCGGCCTGCCGCTGTGCACGCAGAGCGAGACGATCGCCCCCTACGGCCGCCACATCGTCACCGACTACAGCCGCTACACCGCCGGCACCGCGATGCTGGAGACCGCCGAGCGCTTCACGGCGAACGAGGGCGAGCCCGCGATCCAGCAGTACCTGCTCCTCGTCGGCGGCCTCCGCACCCTCGCCGAGGGCAGCCACGCCCCCGCCCTCGTCATGGACGCCTTCCTGCTCCGCTCCCTCGCCGTCAACGGTTACGCCCCGAGCTTCGACGCCTGCGCCCGCTGCGGGCTCCCCGGGCCCAACCGCTTCTTCTCCGTCTCCTCGGGGGGAGCGGTCTGCGGCGACTGCCGGGTGCCCGGTAGCGTCGTACCCTCCTCGGAGACCCTGACCCTGCTCGGCGCGCTGCTGACCGGGGACTGGGCCACGGCCGACGCCTGTGAGGCGCGGCACGCCAGGGAGGGCAGCGGGCTCGTCTCCGCCTATCTCTCCTGGCACCTGGAGCGCGGGCTGCGCTCGCTGCGCTACGTCGAGAAGCAGTAG
- a CDS encoding LysR family transcriptional regulator has protein sequence MDLDGVRTFVAVVDGGRFRDAAAVLGVTQQAVSKRIAALETRLGVRLFARGARGASLTPDGAAFLPYARELLRAETRALDAVRAGRRPLRVDVIGRRLAPAGLLHAFSLAHPEVVLDVVTLEDAVPALREGSVDASFRAVPAPLAGLAHVRVHDEPVELVTGPAHPLATAPEVSPAMLVGHRVWIPGLVPGTEWATYYADLAAAFGLTIVRSGPGAEPLLDTLAHEPALATLVGAGTRLHWPPGLGLRRVPLTAPTPVYPHALVWRRANPHPALATLREWLAASAAREERGGGAGAERSGGAGERWAPEWAR, from the coding sequence ATGGATCTCGATGGGGTGCGCACCTTCGTCGCCGTCGTCGACGGCGGGCGCTTCCGCGATGCCGCGGCCGTGCTCGGGGTGACCCAGCAGGCCGTGTCCAAGCGGATCGCCGCGCTGGAGACGCGGCTCGGGGTGCGGCTCTTCGCGCGCGGCGCCCGGGGGGCCTCGCTCACGCCGGACGGGGCGGCGTTCCTCCCGTACGCCCGCGAGCTGCTGCGTGCCGAGACGCGCGCCCTCGACGCGGTACGGGCCGGACGCCGCCCCCTGCGCGTCGACGTGATCGGGCGCAGGCTCGCCCCCGCCGGACTGCTGCACGCCTTCTCGCTCGCGCACCCGGAGGTCGTGCTCGACGTCGTGACGCTGGAGGACGCCGTGCCCGCGCTGCGCGAGGGGAGCGTCGACGCGAGCTTCCGCGCCGTCCCCGCGCCGCTCGCGGGACTCGCGCACGTCCGCGTCCACGACGAGCCGGTCGAACTCGTGACGGGCCCCGCGCACCCCCTCGCCACCGCGCCCGAGGTGAGCCCCGCGATGCTCGTCGGCCACCGCGTGTGGATACCGGGCCTCGTGCCTGGCACCGAGTGGGCCACGTACTACGCCGACCTGGCCGCCGCCTTCGGCCTCACGATCGTCCGCTCGGGCCCCGGCGCGGAACCCCTCCTCGACACCCTCGCCCACGAGCCCGCGCTCGCGACCCTCGTCGGCGCGGGCACCCGCCTCCACTGGCCCCCGGGGCTCGGCCTGCGCCGCGTCCCGCTCACCGCCCCGACCCCCGTCTACCCCCACGCCCTCGTCTGGCGCCGCGCCAACCCCCACCCCGCACTCGCCACCCTGCGCGAGTGGCTGGCGGCGAGCGCCGCGCGGGAGGAGCGGGGCGGAGGCGCGGGGGCGGAGCGGAGTGGAGGCGCGGGGGAGCGGTGGGCGCCGGAGTGGGCGCGGTAG
- a CDS encoding phage tail protein: MRGSIDGLGSSAPLGAMLPAVFADDDLAQRFVGGLDEVLAPILNVLDCLPAYFDPALAPVDFTRWLAEWVGAETDGDAPENAEAEARLRDAVAAAARLHRVRGTRHGLAEAVRLAFGAEPEISESGGADWSARPLGAFPGERRPHLHVTLRLADPKPTDTHRLSALVAAARPAHMPYTVKVTTAERTPRT; this comes from the coding sequence GTGAGGGGTTCGATCGACGGGCTCGGCTCGTCCGCGCCGCTCGGCGCCATGCTGCCCGCCGTCTTCGCCGACGACGACCTCGCGCAGCGCTTCGTCGGCGGGCTCGACGAAGTCCTCGCGCCGATCCTCAACGTCCTCGACTGCCTGCCCGCCTACTTCGACCCCGCGCTCGCGCCCGTCGACTTCACGCGCTGGCTCGCGGAGTGGGTCGGCGCCGAGACGGACGGCGACGCGCCGGAGAACGCGGAGGCGGAGGCGCGGCTGCGGGACGCCGTCGCCGCCGCCGCGCGCCTGCACCGGGTCCGGGGCACCCGGCACGGGCTCGCCGAGGCGGTACGGCTCGCCTTCGGCGCCGAACCGGAGATCAGCGAGAGCGGGGGCGCCGACTGGAGCGCCCGCCCGCTCGGCGCCTTCCCCGGCGAGCGCAGGCCCCACCTGCACGTGACCCTCCGCCTCGCCGATCCCAAACCCACCGACACTCACCGCCTCAGCGCCCTCGTCGCGGCGGCCCGCCCCGCGCACATGCCGTACACGGTCAAGGTGACCACGGCCGAAAGGACTCCTCGGACATGA
- a CDS encoding SDR family NAD(P)-dependent oxidoreductase, with protein MTITLITGANKGIGFETARQLLARGHVVYVGARDPERGEKAAAALGARFVRLDVTDDASVAAALATVEAAEGRLDVLVNNAGILASETVDGPSALRAFDVNAVGIVRVTEAALPLLRKSANPLVVNVTSSLGSFWAVNNPERVESTLPLPLYAASKAAATMLTVQYAKAHPGIKFNAVEPGATATDMTAAMGIGRPVEESAAVVVPLATLGADGPTGTFSDENGPLPW; from the coding sequence ATGACCATCACACTCATCACCGGGGCCAACAAGGGCATCGGCTTCGAGACGGCCCGTCAGCTCCTCGCGCGGGGCCACGTCGTCTACGTCGGCGCCCGCGACCCCGAGCGCGGCGAGAAGGCCGCCGCCGCGCTCGGCGCGCGCTTCGTGCGGCTCGACGTGACCGACGACGCCTCGGTGGCCGCCGCCCTCGCGACGGTCGAGGCGGCCGAGGGGCGCCTCGACGTCCTCGTCAACAACGCCGGCATCCTCGCGAGCGAGACCGTCGACGGCCCCTCCGCGCTGCGCGCCTTCGACGTGAACGCGGTCGGGATCGTCCGCGTCACCGAAGCCGCGCTCCCGCTCCTGCGCAAGTCCGCGAACCCCCTCGTCGTCAACGTGACCAGCAGCCTCGGCTCCTTCTGGGCGGTCAACAACCCCGAGCGCGTCGAGTCCACGCTCCCCCTGCCGCTCTACGCCGCCTCCAAGGCGGCGGCCACGATGCTCACCGTCCAATACGCGAAGGCGCACCCGGGCATCAAGTTCAACGCCGTCGAGCCGGGCGCGACGGCGACCGACATGACCGCCGCGATGGGCATCGGCAGGCCGGTCGAGGAGAGCGCGGCGGTCGTCGTCCCGCTCGCGACCCTCGGCGCGGACGGCCCGACGGGCACGTTCAGCGACGAGAACGGGCCGCTGCCCTGGTAG
- a CDS encoding TetR/AcrR family transcriptional regulator translates to MDDRSTHTGGASALAADSSSRAAAPGAPRAPRADALRNREKLIEAARHAYAVASEGGPEATLEGIAKAAGVGIGTLYRHFPDREALVEAVYAAELDAIVAAAAGLAASEPPERALRAWFGRYGEFVAAKRGMADTLRSAFDAGRLAPSTTRTRVTEAVGVLLAAGTEAGVLRTDVRPDDVTALLLGVFLSAGPRGEQTPRLLDLLVDALLPRG, encoded by the coding sequence ATGGACGACCGTAGCACTCATACCGGAGGTGCCTCCGCTTTGGCCGCCGATTCCTCGTCCCGCGCCGCCGCCCCCGGAGCGCCCCGCGCCCCCCGCGCCGACGCCCTCCGCAACCGCGAGAAGCTGATCGAGGCGGCCCGCCACGCCTACGCCGTCGCCAGCGAGGGCGGCCCCGAGGCGACCCTCGAAGGCATCGCGAAGGCCGCGGGCGTCGGCATCGGCACGCTGTACCGGCACTTCCCCGACCGCGAGGCACTCGTCGAGGCGGTGTACGCGGCCGAACTCGACGCGATCGTCGCGGCAGCCGCCGGGCTCGCCGCGAGCGAGCCCCCCGAGCGGGCGCTGCGGGCCTGGTTCGGGCGGTACGGGGAGTTCGTCGCCGCGAAGCGCGGCATGGCCGACACGCTGCGCTCCGCGTTCGACGCGGGCCGCCTCGCCCCCTCCACGACCCGCACCCGGGTGACCGAGGCGGTCGGCGTCCTCCTCGCGGCGGGCACGGAGGCGGGCGTCCTGCGGACGGACGTCCGCCCGGACGACGTGACAGCCCTCCTCCTGGGCGTCTTCCTCTCCGCAGGCCCCCGCGGCGAACAGACCCCGCGCCTCCTGGACCTCCTGGTGGACGCCCTGCTGCCGCGCGGGTAG
- a CDS encoding MFS transporter encodes MRGRLGRSFGWLWGAYAVSAYGTGVGFGAFPVLAVLVLDAGPGRVALLAAAGRAVGALLAVPLGPWVEFRRKRPVMVAADLVRCGALLSVPLAYGFGVLSFGQLLLVSVVTAAADIGFRAASGAYLKWLVPPDGLLLANSRFEATTWSATVLGPPLGGAAIGVLGPVTTVLADAVSYLLSALGLRAIGGREPEPVREAKAPRTTELLAGWRHLLAEPALRPLFLNTLAVNGLLMATEPLLAVLLLGRLGYAPWEYGLAFAVPCLGGLLGARVARPLARRYGARRVLRVTGVLRVCWPVGLVCVGPGAAGLAVVMVVEFGLITCCGIFNPLLATRRLDLTPQHLVARTLAAWTVSTSAAIAALTAAWGLLATWTGPRAALGLAGLAMLATPVLLLPGRGRGRVRGDAVAAEG; translated from the coding sequence GTGAGGGGTCGGCTGGGGCGGTCGTTCGGGTGGTTGTGGGGGGCGTACGCGGTGAGCGCGTACGGGACCGGGGTCGGGTTCGGGGCGTTTCCCGTGCTCGCGGTGCTCGTGCTCGACGCGGGGCCCGGTCGCGTCGCGCTGCTCGCGGCGGCCGGGCGGGCGGTGGGGGCTCTGCTCGCGGTGCCGCTGGGGCCGTGGGTGGAGTTCCGGCGCAAGCGGCCCGTGATGGTCGCGGCGGATCTCGTGCGCTGCGGGGCGCTGCTGAGCGTGCCGCTCGCGTACGGCTTCGGGGTGCTCTCCTTCGGGCAGTTGCTGCTCGTGTCGGTCGTCACGGCGGCGGCCGACATCGGGTTCCGGGCGGCGAGCGGCGCGTACCTGAAGTGGCTCGTGCCCCCGGACGGGCTGCTCCTCGCCAACAGCCGCTTCGAGGCGACGACATGGAGCGCGACGGTGCTCGGCCCCCCGCTCGGCGGCGCGGCGATCGGCGTCCTCGGCCCGGTGACGACGGTGCTCGCGGATGCGGTCAGCTACCTGCTGTCCGCGCTCGGGCTGCGCGCGATCGGCGGCAGGGAACCGGAGCCCGTACGGGAGGCGAAGGCGCCCCGTACCACCGAACTCCTGGCGGGCTGGCGCCACTTGCTCGCGGAGCCCGCCTTGCGGCCCCTGTTCCTCAACACCCTCGCGGTCAACGGGCTGCTCATGGCGACCGAGCCGCTGCTCGCCGTGCTGCTGCTCGGGCGGCTCGGCTACGCACCCTGGGAGTACGGGCTCGCCTTCGCCGTGCCGTGTCTGGGCGGGCTGCTCGGGGCGCGCGTGGCGCGACCGCTCGCGCGGCGGTACGGGGCGCGGCGGGTGCTGCGTGTGACGGGGGTGCTGCGGGTGTGCTGGCCGGTGGGGCTCGTGTGCGTGGGGCCCGGGGCGGCGGGGCTCGCCGTGGTGATGGTCGTCGAGTTCGGGCTCATCACGTGCTGCGGGATCTTCAACCCGCTCCTCGCGACGCGCCGTCTCGACCTCACCCCGCAGCACCTCGTGGCCCGCACCCTCGCGGCCTGGACGGTGAGCACGAGCGCGGCGATCGCGGCGCTGACGGCGGCGTGGGGCCTGCTCGCGACCTGGACGGGCCCGCGCGCCGCCCTCGGCCTGGCGGGCCTCGCGATGCTGGCGACGCCCGTCCTGCTGCTGCCGGGGCGGGGACGCGGGCGGGTGCGCGGGGACGCGGTGGCCGCCGAGGGGTGA
- a CDS encoding aldo/keto reductase, with translation MNQHSPTPGGTAALGTHTIARVGYGAMQLERLHADRPAAVALLHRARELGVNHVDTAQFYGFGFVNEMIREAFGDSEDVVVVSKVGADPEPEGPVPLRFAQRPEELRASVEDNLRTLGRERIDVVNLRRPDTGPGLRAEGDQIVPLDDQLAVMTALRDEGKIGAIGMSSVTAEVLRRALPAGIVCVQNAYSLVGRDDEDVLAVCAAEGIAWVPYFPLGGSFPGLPKVSEEATAVRIADELGATVSQIGLAWLLHHYPDTLLIPGTASVAHLEENTAAGSLVLDEAAMAALDAVESRSSDVRIG, from the coding sequence ATGAACCAGCACTCCCCCACCCCCGGCGGCACGGCCGCGCTCGGCACCCACACCATCGCCCGGGTCGGCTACGGCGCGATGCAGCTCGAACGGCTCCACGCCGACCGCCCCGCCGCCGTCGCCCTGCTGCACCGCGCCCGCGAACTGGGGGTGAACCACGTCGACACCGCGCAGTTCTACGGCTTCGGCTTCGTCAACGAGATGATCCGCGAGGCGTTCGGCGACTCCGAGGACGTCGTGGTCGTGAGCAAGGTCGGCGCCGACCCGGAGCCCGAGGGGCCGGTCCCGCTCCGTTTCGCCCAGCGCCCCGAGGAGCTGCGCGCGAGCGTCGAGGACAACCTGCGCACGCTCGGCCGCGAGCGCATCGACGTCGTCAACCTCCGCCGCCCCGACACGGGCCCCGGCCTGCGCGCCGAGGGCGACCAGATCGTGCCGCTCGACGACCAGCTCGCGGTCATGACCGCGCTGCGCGACGAGGGCAAGATCGGCGCGATCGGCATGAGCAGCGTGACGGCCGAGGTGCTGCGCCGGGCGCTCCCGGCGGGGATCGTGTGCGTGCAGAACGCGTACAGCCTGGTCGGCAGGGACGACGAGGACGTGCTCGCGGTGTGCGCGGCCGAGGGCATCGCGTGGGTCCCGTACTTCCCGCTCGGCGGTTCCTTCCCGGGCCTCCCGAAGGTCTCCGAGGAGGCCACGGCGGTACGGATCGCCGACGAACTCGGCGCCACGGTCTCGCAGATCGGCCTCGCCTGGCTCCTGCACCACTACCCGGACACGCTGCTCATCCCCGGGACGGCGAGCGTCGCGCACCTGGAGGAGAACACGGCGGCGGGGTCCCTCGTCCTCGACGAGGCGGCGATGGCGGCGCTCGACGCGGTGGAGTCGCGGAGTTCGGACGTACGGATCGGCTGA
- a CDS encoding putative baseplate assembly protein has translation MALPSPHLDDRRFQQFVDDAKRYIQQRAPEWTDHNVSDPGVTLVETMAHMADQVVYRLNRVPEKNHLAFLDLVGITLFPPAAARTDVTFRLSAPQEETVRLPEGTEVATQRTESEEAVVFATERDLAVVPCALGHLVTQRQGASFSDRTTDLAEEKDVLCFAESPRPGDAMLFGLTTAVPHCVVALELDSRVDGVGVDPRQPPLVWEAWTEDGWQECEIDEDGTGGLNRPGDVVLHVPGGHVVSRSGGQPGGWLRCRVTEPLANQPFYTTSPTVRSAAACTVGGTVPAVHADTVTDEALGESTGLPGQHLRLAHAPVVGDTPPLLLQTAEQEGWQDWHVVPHFAASGPEDRHITVDATTGEVAFGPSVREPDGTLRQYGAVAPKGAVIRARRYRIGGGRAGNVARGAVRVLRTSVPYVSEVVNREAARGGVDGETVQEAKVRAPITLRAQERAVTLRDYEELARRAAPETARITCLEGKENEHGAYAVRVLVVPQAVPDPGGRLRFEQLVPGDALLQRITRHLDERRLIGTRIAVGPPYYQGVTVVATVHAFRGVDTDRVRREAHDALYRHLDPLTGGADAKGWPFGRPVQAGEVFAVLQRVPGVELVDEVTLHPADPLTGKRGEATDRIDLREPALVFSYDHRVRVIGGNA, from the coding sequence ATGGCACTGCCCTCGCCCCACCTCGACGACCGCCGCTTCCAGCAGTTCGTGGACGACGCCAAGCGCTACATCCAGCAGCGCGCCCCGGAGTGGACCGACCACAACGTCTCGGACCCCGGCGTGACCCTCGTGGAGACCATGGCCCACATGGCCGACCAGGTCGTCTACCGGCTCAACCGCGTCCCGGAGAAGAACCACCTGGCCTTCCTCGACCTCGTCGGCATCACCCTCTTCCCGCCCGCCGCCGCGCGCACCGACGTCACCTTCCGGCTCTCCGCGCCGCAGGAGGAGACCGTCCGCCTGCCCGAGGGCACCGAGGTCGCGACGCAGCGCACCGAGAGCGAGGAGGCCGTCGTCTTCGCGACCGAACGGGACCTCGCCGTCGTGCCCTGCGCGCTCGGCCACCTCGTCACGCAGCGCCAGGGCGCCTCCTTCAGCGACCGCACCACCGACCTTGCCGAGGAGAAGGACGTCCTCTGCTTCGCCGAGTCCCCGCGCCCCGGCGACGCGATGCTCTTCGGCCTCACCACCGCCGTGCCGCACTGCGTCGTCGCGCTCGAACTCGACAGCCGCGTCGACGGCGTCGGCGTCGACCCCCGCCAGCCCCCGCTCGTGTGGGAGGCGTGGACGGAGGACGGCTGGCAGGAGTGCGAGATCGACGAGGACGGGACCGGCGGCCTCAACCGCCCCGGGGACGTCGTGCTGCACGTGCCCGGCGGGCACGTCGTCTCGCGCTCGGGCGGGCAGCCCGGCGGCTGGCTGCGCTGCCGCGTCACCGAACCCCTCGCCAACCAGCCCTTCTACACGACGTCCCCGACCGTGCGCTCCGCCGCCGCCTGCACCGTCGGCGGCACCGTGCCCGCGGTCCACGCCGACACCGTCACCGACGAGGCCCTCGGCGAGTCCACCGGCCTTCCCGGCCAGCACCTGCGCCTCGCGCACGCGCCCGTCGTCGGCGACACCCCGCCGCTCCTGCTCCAGACCGCCGAGCAGGAGGGCTGGCAGGACTGGCACGTCGTCCCGCACTTCGCCGCCTCGGGCCCCGAGGACCGGCACATCACCGTCGACGCCACGACCGGCGAGGTGGCCTTCGGCCCGTCCGTACGCGAACCGGACGGGACCCTGCGGCAGTACGGGGCCGTCGCCCCCAAGGGCGCGGTCATCCGGGCCCGCCGCTACCGCATCGGCGGCGGGCGCGCGGGCAACGTGGCGCGCGGCGCGGTCCGCGTCCTGCGCACCTCGGTCCCGTACGTCTCCGAGGTCGTCAACCGCGAGGCCGCGCGCGGCGGCGTGGACGGCGAGACCGTGCAGGAGGCGAAGGTCCGCGCACCGATCACCCTGCGCGCGCAGGAGCGCGCCGTGACCCTGCGCGACTACGAGGAACTCGCCCGCCGCGCCGCGCCCGAGACGGCGCGCATCACGTGCCTGGAGGGCAAGGAGAACGAGCACGGTGCCTACGCGGTTCGTGTCCTCGTCGTCCCGCAGGCCGTGCCCGACCCGGGAGGGCGGCTGCGCTTCGAGCAACTGGTCCCGGGCGACGCCCTGCTCCAGCGCATCACGCGGCACCTCGACGAGCGGCGCCTCATCGGCACGCGCATCGCGGTCGGGCCGCCGTACTACCAGGGCGTGACGGTCGTCGCGACGGTGCACGCCTTCCGGGGCGTCGACACCGACCGCGTACGGCGCGAGGCCCACGATGCCCTCTACCGGCACCTCGACCCGCTCACCGGCGGCGCGGACGCCAAGGGCTGGCCCTTCGGGCGGCCCGTGCAGGCCGGGGAGGTCTTCGCGGTGCTCCAGCGCGTGCCGGGCGTCGAACTCGTCGACGAGGTCACCCTCCACCCCGCCGACCCGCTCACGGGCAAGCGCGGCGAGGCCACCGACCGGATCGACCTGCGCGAACCGGCGCTCGTCTTCTCGTACGACCACCGGGTCCGTGTGATCGGGGGCAACGCGTAG
- a CDS encoding isoprenyl transferase codes for MAVRGILGRRRREYRTPDPHPSGAVPPKLPAELVPGHVAVVMDGNGRWAKERGLPRTEGHKVGETVVMDAMKGCLELGIKNISLYAFSTENWKRSPEEVRFLMNFNRDVIARRRDEMDELGIRIRWVGRMPKLWKSVVKELQIAQEQTKDNDALTLYFCVNYGGRAEIADAARRLAEDVAAGRLDPSKVSEKTFQNYLYYPDMPDVDLFLRPSGEQRTSNFLLWQSSYAEMVYQDVLWPDFDRRDLWRACVEYAKRDRRFGGAVPNEQLLAMEEGMRGRA; via the coding sequence ATGGCAGTACGCGGGATTCTCGGACGCCGGCGCCGCGAGTACCGGACCCCCGATCCGCACCCCTCCGGCGCCGTCCCGCCGAAGCTCCCCGCCGAGCTGGTCCCGGGCCACGTCGCGGTCGTCATGGACGGCAACGGCCGCTGGGCGAAGGAGCGCGGACTGCCCCGTACCGAGGGCCACAAGGTCGGTGAGACGGTCGTCATGGACGCCATGAAGGGCTGTCTGGAACTCGGCATCAAGAACATCTCGCTCTACGCCTTCTCCACCGAGAACTGGAAGCGCTCGCCCGAGGAAGTCCGCTTCCTCATGAACTTCAACCGCGACGTCATCGCCCGCCGCCGCGACGAGATGGACGAACTCGGCATCCGCATCCGCTGGGTCGGCCGGATGCCGAAGCTGTGGAAGTCGGTGGTCAAGGAGCTCCAGATCGCGCAGGAGCAGACCAAGGACAATGACGCCCTGACGCTCTATTTCTGTGTCAACTACGGCGGTCGCGCCGAGATCGCCGACGCCGCGCGCCGCCTCGCCGAGGACGTCGCCGCCGGGCGCCTGGACCCGTCCAAGGTCAGCGAGAAGACCTTCCAGAACTACCTCTACTACCCGGACATGCCGGACGTGGATCTCTTCCTGCGCCCCAGCGGCGAGCAGCGCACCTCGAACTTCCTGCTCTGGCAGTCGAGTTACGCGGAGATGGTCTACCAGGACGTGCTGTGGCCGGACTTCGACCGCCGCGACCTGTGGCGCGCCTGCGTCGAGTACGCCAAGCGCGACCGCCGCTTCGGCGGCGCGGTCCCCAACGAGCAACTGCTCGCCATGGAAGAGGGGATGCGCGGGCGCGCGTAG